The DNA sequence ACATGGAGCGGGTGGTGCAGTACGTGTCGCGCCACCTCGCGGAGGATCCAGACCCCGAGGTGTCCTCCACCGTCGAGGACCTGCCCTCGCTGATCAAGGACCTCTCGGAGGGCGCCGACCACCTGCGCGGCGTGGCCCTGGGCCTGCGTGCCCAGGCGCGAGGCGAGGACCTGGAGGCGACCGCGGACGTCTCGGAAGTGGTGTCCTTCGCGGTGAAGCTCGCGCGCGCCGAGGTGCGAGACCGCGCGCGGCTGACGAGCAGCGGCGAGCCCGTGCGCATCGTCTTCGGCCCGGTGAAGCTGTGCCAGGTGCTGCTCAACCTCATCGTCAACGCCGCGCAGGCCATGGAGGGCACGGGCCGGCCGGGGCGCATCGAAGTGCGCTGGACGGTGCGCGCGGAGGACGTCGTCCTGTCCGTCGTGGACAACGGCTGCGGCATCCCCGGCGAGCTGCAGGAGCGCGTCTTCCAGCCGCTCTTCACCACCAAGCCTGTCGGCGTGGGCACGGGCCTGGGCCTCTCCATCTGCCGCGAGCTGGTGGCCCAGTTCGGCGGAGCGCTGCGGCTGGCCTCCACTCCCGGCGAGGGTACGGAGATAGAACTCACCCTCCGGCGAGCCCCGCTCCCCTGAGCCCGAAGGCGTTGTGCAGCATGCGCCACACGCGGTGCAGCGCCTCGGCCTCCGCGGGGCGCGCGTGCTGCACGAGCACCGCGCTCCGGGGACGCGCCTCGGGGCCGTACTCCACGACGAGCGCGTAGCCTCGCCCGGAGCGCTCGACGATGCGCACGGCGCGCACGTCATCGAAGGCCACGGTCTCGGCTCGCGTGCCGCCCGGTGCCCACGTGAGCGTCTCCAGCCGCAGCGTCTCCGTGCGGAAGTGCAGCACGAAGCGCCGCCGGCCCAGGCGTGACTCCAGCTGGAGCGCGAAGCCCAGGAGCGCCGCGGCCAGCACCGCGAGCGCCAGGGCCCCCAGTCCGGGCAGACTCTGCCCCCGCACGAACTGCGTGAGGGCGCCCAGCGTGCAGCCCGCTGCCAGCGCCACGCAGAAGGCGGGCAGCAGGTGGACCCACGGCGCGGGACGCGCCTCACCCACCAGACGCGCTTCGTCGTAGCGCAGGGTGACGTCCCCGACCGTGCGGGGCACCCGGTTGTCCCGGAGCGCATCCTCGAAGCTCACGCCGCCCAGCATAGCGGACCCATGCAGTCTCACCCTCGAAGTTGGACCTGAGCTGTGCGATCCTCGAATTCATGGAACTCCCGTTCGAGACCGGTGAGGGCGAAGGCGGTGGGGGAGGGACGCTCGCCTCGACGGTCATGGTGGTGGACGACGAGCCGGTGGTGCTCGACATCTGCTCGCGCCTGTTGGAGCGCGAGACGGACCTCGTCGTGGTGTTGGCGGGCAGCGCCGAGGAGGCGATGTCCATTCTGAAGGAGCAGCGTGTCGACGTTCTGGTGACGGACAAGAACCTGCCCGGGCTGGGCGGCGTGGAGCTCATCGCGGAGTCGCGGCGGCTGCAGCCCGCGCTGGAGGCGGTGATGATCACCGGCTACGCGAGCAGCGAGTCCGTCATCGCCGCGTTCGCCGCGGGCGCGAGCGACTACATCCTCAAGCCCTTCGATGACCTGCGGGTGCTCCGCGCCAAGGTGCGCGCGGCCCTGGAGCGGCGCGTCCAAGGCGTGCGCACGCGCGACGAGGCTCGGGAGGTGGCTCGGCAGGCGGCGATGCTGCTGCAAGCCGGCCGCGACGCGCCCGAGCCCGCGCACGCCGCGCTCGAGGCCGAGCTGCGCGCCTACGAGGACGCGGTGCGCACCGGCCAGCGGGGCCACGTGGCGGTGGTGGGAAGCGAGCACGCCGTGTCGCTCCTCCAGGCCGCGGGCTTCGAGGCGGTGGGCCTGCCGCCGTACTCGCCGCAGCTCTCGGGCGCGGACGTCGTGGTGGTGGAGACGGGGGATCCGCAGTGGCGCGCGCAGGCGGAGCGGCTCCACAACCAGCCTCCGGACGTCCTGCTGCTCGCGGGCGCGGACGCGGACCTGAATGATCTGCTGGAGGCCATCACCCTGCGCATGGACCTGGTGGGCTTTGGCTCCGGAGACCAAGGCGCTCGGGTTCTGCCCGAGAAGGTCCGCATGCTCCTGCTGCGCCGAGGCATCCAGCACGCGCAGGAGCGGCTCGGCCGGGCGCTGGAGGCCTTCCGCCAGAGCATCCCCGCGCGCTGACGCGGGGGCAGGGCGGGCAGGAGCCCAAAACGAACAGGGCCCCGAGGTTTCCCTCGGAGCCCTGTGTTTTTTCGAGTGA is a window from the Myxococcaceae bacterium JPH2 genome containing:
- a CDS encoding response regulator encodes the protein MELPFETGEGEGGGGGTLASTVMVVDDEPVVLDICSRLLERETDLVVVLAGSAEEAMSILKEQRVDVLVTDKNLPGLGGVELIAESRRLQPALEAVMITGYASSESVIAAFAAGASDYILKPFDDLRVLRAKVRAALERRVQGVRTRDEAREVARQAAMLLQAGRDAPEPAHAALEAELRAYEDAVRTGQRGHVAVVGSEHAVSLLQAAGFEAVGLPPYSPQLSGADVVVVETGDPQWRAQAERLHNQPPDVLLLAGADADLNDLLEAITLRMDLVGFGSGDQGARVLPEKVRMLLLRRGIQHAQERLGRALEAFRQSIPAR
- a CDS encoding response regulator gives rise to the protein MNASELPAVLYVDDDALNLRVFDANFGQRFRIFRCSSPNEALALLEQRRGEIGVVLSDQRMPGMSGVELLERARTIAPDAKRMLVTAYADMQAVIDAVNRGQVTRYFVKPWDRAELLAALEDALKIARLELRIREVEGRMMKSERLATLGQVTAGIAHELMGPVGYLTQNVASLQRDMERVVQYVSRHLAEDPDPEVSSTVEDLPSLIKDLSEGADHLRGVALGLRAQARGEDLEATADVSEVVSFAVKLARAEVRDRARLTSSGEPVRIVFGPVKLCQVLLNLIVNAAQAMEGTGRPGRIEVRWTVRAEDVVLSVVDNGCGIPGELQERVFQPLFTTKPVGVGTGLGLSICRELVAQFGGALRLASTPGEGTEIELTLRRAPLP